The DNA sequence CGACCTCCCAGGTCAGGCCCCAGATCGTATCGTGGGCAGAGGGATCATGGGTTTCGTCAAGCCGGTGGATTACTTCGAAGGTCAGGCCGCCGGTCCGGAAGAACAGGAAACGCGTTTTCCATTCCTCACGGGTCCGGTCGAGCGCAAGGTCCAATCCCAACCGCGCGCCATAAAGGCCGAGCGCCCTGTCCGGGTTTGGCGTGTTGATGACAATATGGTCGAGAGATTTGGCGCTGGCTGCTGGCGCATCAGCCAAAGGCAATGATGCCTCCGGACTGACAATGAATGTCTTCACGCCAGCCGTCTGAACATCCGAACACCGAAATCGCGACCATTTCCGTGTTTTTCCGTCGATTTCGCTCGTGCTCGCGCCTTCCACCACCTCCTCCGGCATCAGGCCACGGCGCGTCAGCTTGTGATGGGCCGTGGCAATATCGTCAGTGCCGAAGGCAAGGCTCTTCAGGCCCGGCCCCTCATCCGTGATGATCTCGCGGAGGCGGTCGGCGACGGCCCCTTCGCCATCCGGCGCCATCAATTCCAGAGACGTATTGTGCAGGCGAAACAGCGATGTTGCGGCCCCTCCGGAGGATGCGCGCCAGTCTGCCGGACGTCCAAGCAGGCGCTCGTAAATGGCTGTGCCCGTCGCGATGTCGGGACAGATCAACACGAAATGGTCGAGACCGGTGATCATATGCGACTAAAGACCCTCGAACAGGGCCGTCGAGACATAGCGCTCGGCAAAGCTTGGCAGGATCACGACGAGCGTTTTTCCGGCCATCTCATCCCGTGTCCCGACCTTCACCGCCGCCGCAGCCGCCGCTCCGGAAGAAATGCCGCCCGGAATACCTTCGAGCCGCGCAAGCTTGCGCGCCGTCTCGAAGGATTCCTCATTCGAGACTTTCACCACTTCATCGATCAGGCTTGTGTCGGCATTTGCCGGGACGAAGCCGGCACCGATGCCCTGGATCATGTGCGGTCCAGGCTCGCCGCCAGACAGGACCGGGCTGCCTTCCGGCTCGATCGCCATCATCTTCAGGCCCGGCTTGCGAGCCTTCAGCACGCGGCCACAGCCGGTGAATGTGCCGCCGGTGCCGATGCCGGACAGAACGGCATCCACCGCGCCATCCGTGTCCGCCCAGATTTCCTCTGCCGTGGTTTTCTCGTGGATTTCCGGATTGGCCGGATTGTCGAACTGGCTGGGCATCACAGCGCCGGGTGTTTCGGACAGAATTTCCTGCGCTTTGGAAATGGCACCCCCCATCCCCTTTTCCTTGGGTGTCAGCACGAGTTCGGCGCCCAGATAGGCCAGCATCTTGCGGCGCTCGATCGACATGGATTCCGGCATGGTCAGGATCAGGCGATACCCCCGGCTGGCCGCCGCGAAGGCGAGGCCGATGCCGGTATTTCCGGACGTCGGCTCGACCAGAACACCGCCCGGCGCCAGCTTGCCGCTGGCTTCCAACTGCAGCACCATGTTCAGGGCGATCCGGTCCTTCACGCTCGCCAGCGGATTGAAGAATTCACACTTGAACAGCAGGTTTGCCTTGATGCCTTCAGCCTCGGCGAATTTCGGCGCAGCCACCAGCGGCGTCGAGCCAACGGTTTCCAGGATCGAGGCATAGGTCCGCCCGCGCGGGCCATCCAGTTTGACGTTTCCGGGCAATGTGACGGTCTTGCTCATGGATTTTCTCCCTCGGCGTTTGAGTGTGTGGCGGACTATCCGTGCTTGCCTCGACAGACGCAACTGAAGGATCGGTTTAGCCAATCACACCCTGGATCGCCGCGCGCGCTGCCAGTGTCGGGCTCATCAGATGGGTGCGGCCATCGCGGCCCTGGCGGCCTTCGAAGTTCCGGTTGGACGTCGAGGCGCAGCGCTCGCCCGGCGCCAGCGTGTCCGGGTTCATGCCAAGGCACATGGAACAGCCCGGCTCGCGCCATTCAAATCCGGCTTCGATGAAAATCTGGTCCAGTCCTTCAGATTCCGCCTGCGCGCGGACGAGGCCTGACCCCGGCACGACCATGGCACGCACGCCATCGGCCACCTTGTTTCCCCTGGCCACTTCGGCCGCCGCCCGCAGGTCTTCAATCCGGCTGTTCGTGCACGAGCCGATGAAAACGCGTTGCACGGGCGTGCCCTTTATCGGCGTGCCCCCTTCCAGCCCCATATAGGCCAGCGCGCGTTCGCAGGCTGCGGCCTTGACCGGGTCACTGAAATCCTCCGGCTTCGGAATGATGCCCGAGAGCGGAATGGCCTGTTCCGGGCTGGTGCCCCAGGTCAGGGTCGGCTCCACCCCCTCGGCCTTTATGTGCACCACCGTGTCGAACACGGCATCCTCGTCGGAGAAAAGCGTCGTCCAGTAGGATTTCGCGACATCCCACGCCCCGCCCTTCGGGGCAGCCGGACGGCCTTTCATATAGTCGAACGTCGTCTCGTCCGGCGCGACCAGTCCGGCCCGCGCCCCGCCTTCGATGGAAAGATTGCACAGTGTCATGCGTCCTTCCATGGAGAGATTGCGGATCGCTTCGCCGCGATACTCCATGACATAGCCCGTGCCGCCGGCCGTGCCGATGACGGAGATGATGTGCAGGGCAAGGTCCTTCGCGGTCACGCCGTGTTGCAACGTTCCGGACACGTCAATCGCCATGTTCTTCGATTTCTTCGCCCGCAGCGTCTGCGTGGCTAGCACATGCTCGACCTCCGAGGTGCCAATGCCATGCGCCAGCGCGCCGAAGGCACCATGTGTTGAGGTGTGGCTGTCGCCGCACACAATTGTCATGCCGGGCTGGGTCCGCCCCTGCTCCGGGCCAACAACATGAACGATCCCGTTGCGGATATCGCCCATGGGGAAAAACTCGATCTCGTGCTGGGCCACGTTCCGGGTCAGCGTTTCCAGTTGATTGCGCGCATCCGGGTCCGTTACCCCTGCCAGGCCCGCCGCCTGGTTTTCGGTCGGTGTATTATGATCTGCCACGGCGAGCGTCAGATCCCGACGGCGTACACCCCGCCCGGCCGCCTTCAGCCCGGCAAAGGCCTGGGGCGTCGTCACTTCATGGATCAGGTGCAGATCGATGTAGAGCAGGCTCTCGCCGCTCTCGTCGGTATGAACGACATGCGCGTCCCAGATCTTGTCGTAAAGTGTCTTGCCAGCCATGGGGCCTCTTCCTGTGATGTCGCGGCGCACCATAACGGCGCCCGCCCGGCTGGAAAGGGGTCAATTGGCGGCAGGCGACTCTTGATCACAGGCGGGAGACAGGCGCAGCGCCAAGGCTTCCAGCTCGGACATCTCGAAATCGCCGGAGACGAGGATCTCGCCATCCGTGATCCGTTCCAGCACTCTGGGAGACATGAGGGTTTCATCATCCACCCGCAAGGGGACCACATCTCCCATATGCTCTCGCGTTATGTCGGCCAGCTGCGCGGCGCCCACATCATCCAGACGGATCGACAGGGCCGGCCTTCCGGCCGCATCCGTGACCGCAGACGCTTCCAGCCGATAGGGTTTGAACCGCGTGTCGCCAATCGAGAGAATGCCCTGCATCACATCCGGCGGCCGACAGGCCGGGACACGGATCTGCAACGTCTCTTCAGCGGGCTTGCAGGCCACCAGCATGATCAGCGCCGCCAGCGTGGATAACAGGGACCTCATTCCGCCATCCTGCCACAAATACTGCAGCTGCCAACCTGTCAGGCTGTTGCCCCACCTGCAGCCACGTCTCAGCGGCCAGCCGGAGCGCCCCAAAAGAAAACGCCCCTGCCAGTTGGCGGGGGCGCTTTACTATCAGTCAGCCAAGAGCCGAGAAACCTATTCCTCGGTGGCGCCTTCTTCAGAGGCAGCCGCAGCAGCTTCTGCCTCAGCGGCGGCAGCAGCAGCGGCCTCTTCAGCGGCCTTCGCCTTGGCAGCCTCTTCGCGAGCCTTGGCAGCGGCTTCCTTGCGGGCAGCCTTCTCAGCGTCCTTCTGGCGGCGGCGTTCGGTCTTGGAAACGGCGATCTCGACCGTTTCGATGCCATGGCCCGTGGTCCGCTCTGCGATACGGGCAGATTTACCGCGACGGTCACGCAGATAGTAGAGTTTCGCACGGCGCACGCGGCCCTTGCGCTTCACTTCAATGCTCTCGATCATCGGAGAGGCCAGCGGGAACACACGCTCGACGCCTTCACCGAAAGAGATCTTGCGAACCGTGAAGCTCTCATTGATGCCACCGCCTGCGCGGGCAATGCAGACGCCTTCGAAGCGCTGGACGCGCTCACGGTCGCCTTCCTTGATGCGGACGTTCACGGACAGCGTGTCACCCGGGGAAAATTCCGGGATGTTCTTGTCGCCGACAACGCGGGCAAACTCTTCCGCTTCGAGCTGTTCAATCATGTTCATCGCCTGTCTCCGGCGGTTGTAAATCGTTGGTCTTGGAGTAAGCGGCGTATAAATCGGGGCGGCGCTCAATTGTCAACGACTTTGCGCTGTTGAATCGCCATTCTTGTATGCGTTTATGGTCGCCGGACAGCAGAACCTCCGGAGTCGGGCGGCCTTCCCACTCTCGCGGCAGCGTATACTGGTCATGTTCGAGCAATCCGGTCTCGAAAGATTCCTCATCCAGGGAGGCTTCATTCCCTGCAACGCCGGGCAACAGGCGCACCACGGCTTCCGTCATCGCCATGGCCGCCACCTCTCCGCCGGCAAGTACGAAATCCCCGATCGAGACCTCGCGCAGACCCCGCGCGCGGATCACCCGTTCGTCCAGGCCTTCGAACCGTCCGCACATCATCACCATGCCAGGCCCGGCCGCCATTTCCCGCGCAAGCTTCTGCGAGAATGGCTCTCCGCGCGGAGACAGATAGATCAGCGGCTTGCCGGTCGTGTCGATGCTGTCCAGCGCTGCCGCGGTTACATCCGGGCGGAGCACCATGCCTGCCCCCCCACCCGCCGGCGGAGCATCGACATTCTTGTGCTTTCCGAGGCCAAAATCGCGCAGCTGGATCGTTTCATAGTCCCAGATGCCCTCGCGGCGCGCGCGCTCCAGAATGGAGACGCCGAGCGGACCCGGAAAGGCTTCGGGAAACAAGGTGATGAAACTCGCTTTGAACATGCCGCCTGCCT is a window from the Hyphomonas sp. genome containing:
- a CDS encoding VOC family protein, whose protein sequence is MITGLDHFVLICPDIATGTAIYERLLGRPADWRASSGGAATSLFRLHNTSLELMAPDGEGAVADRLREIITDEGPGLKSLAFGTDDIATAHHKLTRRGLMPEEVVEGASTSEIDGKTRKWSRFRCSDVQTAGVKTFIVSPEASLPLADAPAASAKSLDHIVINTPNPDRALGLYGARLGLDLALDRTREEWKTRFLFFRTGGLTFEVIHRLDETHDPSAHDTIWGLTWEVDDLAAAHARLTEAGFDVSEQRTGRKPGSTVFTVRDGTLGVPTLFIAHSSR
- the cysK gene encoding cysteine synthase A, coding for MSKTVTLPGNVKLDGPRGRTYASILETVGSTPLVAAPKFAEAEGIKANLLFKCEFFNPLASVKDRIALNMVLQLEASGKLAPGGVLVEPTSGNTGIGLAFAAASRGYRLILTMPESMSIERRKMLAYLGAELVLTPKEKGMGGAISKAQEILSETPGAVMPSQFDNPANPEIHEKTTAEEIWADTDGAVDAVLSGIGTGGTFTGCGRVLKARKPGLKMMAIEPEGSPVLSGGEPGPHMIQGIGAGFVPANADTSLIDEVVKVSNEESFETARKLARLEGIPGGISSGAAAAAAVKVGTRDEMAGKTLVVILPSFAERYVSTALFEGL
- the leuC gene encoding 3-isopropylmalate dehydratase large subunit, with the translated sequence MAGKTLYDKIWDAHVVHTDESGESLLYIDLHLIHEVTTPQAFAGLKAAGRGVRRRDLTLAVADHNTPTENQAAGLAGVTDPDARNQLETLTRNVAQHEIEFFPMGDIRNGIVHVVGPEQGRTQPGMTIVCGDSHTSTHGAFGALAHGIGTSEVEHVLATQTLRAKKSKNMAIDVSGTLQHGVTAKDLALHIISVIGTAGGTGYVMEYRGEAIRNLSMEGRMTLCNLSIEGGARAGLVAPDETTFDYMKGRPAAPKGGAWDVAKSYWTTLFSDEDAVFDTVVHIKAEGVEPTLTWGTSPEQAIPLSGIIPKPEDFSDPVKAAACERALAYMGLEGGTPIKGTPVQRVFIGSCTNSRIEDLRAAAEVARGNKVADGVRAMVVPGSGLVRAQAESEGLDQIFIEAGFEWREPGCSMCLGMNPDTLAPGERCASTSNRNFEGRQGRDGRTHLMSPTLAARAAIQGVIG
- the rplS gene encoding 50S ribosomal protein L19 → MNMIEQLEAEEFARVVGDKNIPEFSPGDTLSVNVRIKEGDRERVQRFEGVCIARAGGGINESFTVRKISFGEGVERVFPLASPMIESIEVKRKGRVRRAKLYYLRDRRGKSARIAERTTGHGIETVEIAVSKTERRRQKDAEKAARKEAAAKAREEAAKAKAAEEAAAAAAAEAEAAAAASEEGATEE
- the trmD gene encoding tRNA (guanosine(37)-N1)-methyltransferase TrmD codes for the protein MFKASFITLFPEAFPGPLGVSILERARREGIWDYETIQLRDFGLGKHKNVDAPPAGGGAGMVLRPDVTAAALDSIDTTGKPLIYLSPRGEPFSQKLAREMAAGPGMVMMCGRFEGLDERVIRARGLREVSIGDFVLAGGEVAAMAMTEAVVRLLPGVAGNEASLDEESFETGLLEHDQYTLPREWEGRPTPEVLLSGDHKRIQEWRFNSAKSLTIERRPDLYAAYSKTNDLQPPETGDEHD